The Pongo abelii isolate AG06213 chromosome 20, NHGRI_mPonAbe1-v2.0_pri, whole genome shotgun sequence genome window below encodes:
- the ZNF135 gene encoding zinc finger protein 135 isoform X2, translated as MELGARRGSVGCRCRGLCLAVRREQVTFEDVVVDFSQEEWGQLKPAQRTLYRDVMLDTFRLLVSVGHWLPKPNVISLLEQEAELWAVDSGLPQGVYPDLETRPKVKLSVLKQGISEEISNNVILVERFLWDGLWYCRGEDTEGHWECSCESLESLAVPVAFTPVKTPVQEQWQRNGFGENVSLNPDLSHQPMTPERQGPHTWGTCGKREKPDLNILQKTCVKEKPYKCQECGKAFSHSSALIEHHRTHTGERPYECHECGKGFRNSSALTKHQRIHTGEKPYKCTQCGRTFNQIAPLIQHQRTHTGEKPYECSECGKSFSFRSSFSQHERTHTGEKPYECSECGKAFRQSIHLTQHLRIHTGEKPYQCGECGKAFSHSSSLTKHQRIHTGEKPYECHECGKAFTQITPLIQHQRTHTGEKPYECSECGKAFSQSTLLTEHRRIHTGEKPYGCNECGKTFSHSSSLSQHERTHTGEKPYECSQCGKAFRQSTHLTQHQRIHTGEKPYECNDCGKAFSHSSSLTKHQRIHTGEKPYECNQCGRAFSQLAPLIQHQRIHTGEKPYECNQCGRAFSQSSLLIEHQRIHTKEKPYGCNECGKSFSHSSSLSQHERTHTGEKPYECHDCGKSFRQSTHLTQHRRIHTGEKPYACRDCGKAFTHSSSLTKHQRTHTG; from the exons GACATTGGTTACCAAAGCCGAATGTCATCTCCCTGCTGGAGCAAGAGGCAGAGCTGTGGGCGGTGGACTCTGGACTTCCCCAAGGCGTGTACCCAG ACTTGGAAACTAGACCCAAAGTCAAACTGTCAGTTCTAAAGCAAGGCATCTCTGAAGAAATATCCAACAATGTCATCTTGGTAGAAAGATTCCTGTGGGATGGTCTGTGGTACTGCAGGGGTGAGGACACTGAGGGCCACTGGGAATGCAGTTGTGAGAGCCTAGAGAGCCTGGCAGTGCCGGTGGCCTTTACGCCTGTGAAGACGCCTGTTCAGGAGCAGTGGCAGAGGAATGGGTTTGGGGAAAACGTAAGTCTGAACCCTGATCTCTCACATCAACCAATGACTCCTGAAAGACAAGGCCCCCACACATGGGGAACATGTGGAAAAAGGGAGAAGCCAGACCTGAATATTTTACAGAAAACCTGTGTAaaagagaaaccctacaaatgtcaGGAATGCGGAAAGGCCTTTAGTCACAGCTCAGCACTTATCGAACACCACCGGACGCACACAGGAGAGAGACCTTACGAATGTCACGAATGCGGAAAAGGCTTCCGGAACAGCTCGGCACTTACCAAACaccagagaattcatactggggaGAAACCCTATAAATGCACTCAGTGTGGGAGGACCTTCAACCAAATTGCCCCACTGATCCAGCACCAGAGAACTCACACAGGCGAGAAGCCCTATGAGTGCAGCGAATGTGGGAAATCCTTCAGTTTTAGGTCCTCCTTCAGCCAGCACGAGCGAACTCACACAGGCGAGAAGCCCTACGAGTGCAGTGAGTGCGGGAAAGCCTTCCGGCAAAGCATCCACCTCACCCAGCATCTGCGAATCCACACTGGGGAGAAACCCTATCAGTGTGGTGAGTGTGGCAAGGCCTTCAGCCACAGCTCGTCCTTGACCAAACACCAACGAATCCACACAGGGGAGAAGCCCTATGAGTGCCATGAGTGTGGAAAAGCCTTcacccagatcacaccactgattCAGCACCAGAGGACCCACACAGGAGAAAAGCCCTATGAGTGCAGTGAGTGTGGGAAAGCTTTCAGTCAGAGCACACTCCTGACCGAGCATCGGAGGATTCACACGGGAGAGAAGCCCTACGGATGCAACGAGTGTGGGAAAACCTTCAGCCACAGCTCCTCGCTCAGCCAGCATGAGCGGACACACACAGGAGAGAAGCCCTATGAGTGCAGTCAGTGTGGGAAGGCCTTCCGGCAGAGCACACACCTCACCCAACACCAGCGAATCCACACAGGGGAGAAGCCCTATGAATGCAATGACTGCGGCAAGGCATTCAGCCACAGCTCATCTCTCACCAAACATCAGCGAATCCACACTGGGGAGAAGCCCTACGAATGCAACCAGTGTGGCAGAGCCTTCAGCCAGCTTGCTCCCCTCATTCAGCATCAGAGGatccacacaggagagaaaccctatgaatgtaaccAGTGTGGCAGAGCCTTCAGCcagagctcccttctcattgaACACCAGAGGATTCACACCAAGGAAAAGCCCTATGGGTGCAATGAATGTGGGAAATCCTTCAGCCACAGCTCCTCGCTCAGCCAGCATGAAAGGACGCACACTGGGGAAAAGCCCTATGAGTGTCACGATTGCGGAAAGTCCTTTAGGCAGAGCACCCACCTCACTCAGCACCGGAGGATCCACACAGGAGAGAAGCCATATGCATGCAGGGACTGTGGAAAGGCCTTTACACACAGCTCCTCCCTTACCAAGCACCAGAGAACTCACACTGGATAA
- the ZNF135 gene encoding zinc finger protein 135 isoform X4, producing the protein METILANTEQVTFEDVVVDFSQEEWGQLKPAQRTLYRDVMLDTFRLLVSVGHWLPKPNVISLLEQEAELWAVDSGLPQGVYPDLETRPKVKLSVLKQGISEEISNNVILVERFLWDGLWYCRGEDTEGHWECSCESLESLAVPVAFTPVKTPVQEQWQRNGFGENVSLNPDLSHQPMTPERQGPHTWGTCGKREKPDLNILQKTCVKEKPYKCQECGKAFSHSSALIEHHRTHTGERPYECHECGKGFRNSSALTKHQRIHTGEKPYKCTQCGRTFNQIAPLIQHQRTHTGEKPYECSECGKSFSFRSSFSQHERTHTGEKPYECSECGKAFRQSIHLTQHLRIHTGEKPYQCGECGKAFSHSSSLTKHQRIHTGEKPYECHECGKAFTQITPLIQHQRTHTGEKPYECSECGKAFSQSTLLTEHRRIHTGEKPYGCNECGKTFSHSSSLSQHERTHTGEKPYECSQCGKAFRQSTHLTQHQRIHTGEKPYECNDCGKAFSHSSSLTKHQRIHTGEKPYECNQCGRAFSQLAPLIQHQRIHTGEKPYECNQCGRAFSQSSLLIEHQRIHTKEKPYGCNECGKSFSHSSSLSQHERTHTGEKPYECHDCGKSFRQSTHLTQHRRIHTGEKPYACRDCGKAFTHSSSLTKHQRTHTG; encoded by the exons GACATTGGTTACCAAAGCCGAATGTCATCTCCCTGCTGGAGCAAGAGGCAGAGCTGTGGGCGGTGGACTCTGGACTTCCCCAAGGCGTGTACCCAG ACTTGGAAACTAGACCCAAAGTCAAACTGTCAGTTCTAAAGCAAGGCATCTCTGAAGAAATATCCAACAATGTCATCTTGGTAGAAAGATTCCTGTGGGATGGTCTGTGGTACTGCAGGGGTGAGGACACTGAGGGCCACTGGGAATGCAGTTGTGAGAGCCTAGAGAGCCTGGCAGTGCCGGTGGCCTTTACGCCTGTGAAGACGCCTGTTCAGGAGCAGTGGCAGAGGAATGGGTTTGGGGAAAACGTAAGTCTGAACCCTGATCTCTCACATCAACCAATGACTCCTGAAAGACAAGGCCCCCACACATGGGGAACATGTGGAAAAAGGGAGAAGCCAGACCTGAATATTTTACAGAAAACCTGTGTAaaagagaaaccctacaaatgtcaGGAATGCGGAAAGGCCTTTAGTCACAGCTCAGCACTTATCGAACACCACCGGACGCACACAGGAGAGAGACCTTACGAATGTCACGAATGCGGAAAAGGCTTCCGGAACAGCTCGGCACTTACCAAACaccagagaattcatactggggaGAAACCCTATAAATGCACTCAGTGTGGGAGGACCTTCAACCAAATTGCCCCACTGATCCAGCACCAGAGAACTCACACAGGCGAGAAGCCCTATGAGTGCAGCGAATGTGGGAAATCCTTCAGTTTTAGGTCCTCCTTCAGCCAGCACGAGCGAACTCACACAGGCGAGAAGCCCTACGAGTGCAGTGAGTGCGGGAAAGCCTTCCGGCAAAGCATCCACCTCACCCAGCATCTGCGAATCCACACTGGGGAGAAACCCTATCAGTGTGGTGAGTGTGGCAAGGCCTTCAGCCACAGCTCGTCCTTGACCAAACACCAACGAATCCACACAGGGGAGAAGCCCTATGAGTGCCATGAGTGTGGAAAAGCCTTcacccagatcacaccactgattCAGCACCAGAGGACCCACACAGGAGAAAAGCCCTATGAGTGCAGTGAGTGTGGGAAAGCTTTCAGTCAGAGCACACTCCTGACCGAGCATCGGAGGATTCACACGGGAGAGAAGCCCTACGGATGCAACGAGTGTGGGAAAACCTTCAGCCACAGCTCCTCGCTCAGCCAGCATGAGCGGACACACACAGGAGAGAAGCCCTATGAGTGCAGTCAGTGTGGGAAGGCCTTCCGGCAGAGCACACACCTCACCCAACACCAGCGAATCCACACAGGGGAGAAGCCCTATGAATGCAATGACTGCGGCAAGGCATTCAGCCACAGCTCATCTCTCACCAAACATCAGCGAATCCACACTGGGGAGAAGCCCTACGAATGCAACCAGTGTGGCAGAGCCTTCAGCCAGCTTGCTCCCCTCATTCAGCATCAGAGGatccacacaggagagaaaccctatgaatgtaaccAGTGTGGCAGAGCCTTCAGCcagagctcccttctcattgaACACCAGAGGATTCACACCAAGGAAAAGCCCTATGGGTGCAATGAATGTGGGAAATCCTTCAGCCACAGCTCCTCGCTCAGCCAGCATGAAAGGACGCACACTGGGGAAAAGCCCTATGAGTGTCACGATTGCGGAAAGTCCTTTAGGCAGAGCACCCACCTCACTCAGCACCGGAGGATCCACACAGGAGAGAAGCCATATGCATGCAGGGACTGTGGAAAGGCCTTTACACACAGCTCCTCCCTTACCAAGCACCAGAGAACTCACACTGGATAA
- the ZNF135 gene encoding zinc finger protein 135 isoform X3 has translation MTPGLRVSTDPEQVTFEDVVVDFSQEEWGQLKPAQRTLYRDVMLDTFRLLVSVGHWLPKPNVISLLEQEAELWAVDSGLPQGVYPDLETRPKVKLSVLKQGISEEISNNVILVERFLWDGLWYCRGEDTEGHWECSCESLESLAVPVAFTPVKTPVQEQWQRNGFGENVSLNPDLSHQPMTPERQGPHTWGTCGKREKPDLNILQKTCVKEKPYKCQECGKAFSHSSALIEHHRTHTGERPYECHECGKGFRNSSALTKHQRIHTGEKPYKCTQCGRTFNQIAPLIQHQRTHTGEKPYECSECGKSFSFRSSFSQHERTHTGEKPYECSECGKAFRQSIHLTQHLRIHTGEKPYQCGECGKAFSHSSSLTKHQRIHTGEKPYECHECGKAFTQITPLIQHQRTHTGEKPYECSECGKAFSQSTLLTEHRRIHTGEKPYGCNECGKTFSHSSSLSQHERTHTGEKPYECSQCGKAFRQSTHLTQHQRIHTGEKPYECNDCGKAFSHSSSLTKHQRIHTGEKPYECNQCGRAFSQLAPLIQHQRIHTGEKPYECNQCGRAFSQSSLLIEHQRIHTKEKPYGCNECGKSFSHSSSLSQHERTHTGEKPYECHDCGKSFRQSTHLTQHRRIHTGEKPYACRDCGKAFTHSSSLTKHQRTHTG, from the exons GACATTGGTTACCAAAGCCGAATGTCATCTCCCTGCTGGAGCAAGAGGCAGAGCTGTGGGCGGTGGACTCTGGACTTCCCCAAGGCGTGTACCCAG ACTTGGAAACTAGACCCAAAGTCAAACTGTCAGTTCTAAAGCAAGGCATCTCTGAAGAAATATCCAACAATGTCATCTTGGTAGAAAGATTCCTGTGGGATGGTCTGTGGTACTGCAGGGGTGAGGACACTGAGGGCCACTGGGAATGCAGTTGTGAGAGCCTAGAGAGCCTGGCAGTGCCGGTGGCCTTTACGCCTGTGAAGACGCCTGTTCAGGAGCAGTGGCAGAGGAATGGGTTTGGGGAAAACGTAAGTCTGAACCCTGATCTCTCACATCAACCAATGACTCCTGAAAGACAAGGCCCCCACACATGGGGAACATGTGGAAAAAGGGAGAAGCCAGACCTGAATATTTTACAGAAAACCTGTGTAaaagagaaaccctacaaatgtcaGGAATGCGGAAAGGCCTTTAGTCACAGCTCAGCACTTATCGAACACCACCGGACGCACACAGGAGAGAGACCTTACGAATGTCACGAATGCGGAAAAGGCTTCCGGAACAGCTCGGCACTTACCAAACaccagagaattcatactggggaGAAACCCTATAAATGCACTCAGTGTGGGAGGACCTTCAACCAAATTGCCCCACTGATCCAGCACCAGAGAACTCACACAGGCGAGAAGCCCTATGAGTGCAGCGAATGTGGGAAATCCTTCAGTTTTAGGTCCTCCTTCAGCCAGCACGAGCGAACTCACACAGGCGAGAAGCCCTACGAGTGCAGTGAGTGCGGGAAAGCCTTCCGGCAAAGCATCCACCTCACCCAGCATCTGCGAATCCACACTGGGGAGAAACCCTATCAGTGTGGTGAGTGTGGCAAGGCCTTCAGCCACAGCTCGTCCTTGACCAAACACCAACGAATCCACACAGGGGAGAAGCCCTATGAGTGCCATGAGTGTGGAAAAGCCTTcacccagatcacaccactgattCAGCACCAGAGGACCCACACAGGAGAAAAGCCCTATGAGTGCAGTGAGTGTGGGAAAGCTTTCAGTCAGAGCACACTCCTGACCGAGCATCGGAGGATTCACACGGGAGAGAAGCCCTACGGATGCAACGAGTGTGGGAAAACCTTCAGCCACAGCTCCTCGCTCAGCCAGCATGAGCGGACACACACAGGAGAGAAGCCCTATGAGTGCAGTCAGTGTGGGAAGGCCTTCCGGCAGAGCACACACCTCACCCAACACCAGCGAATCCACACAGGGGAGAAGCCCTATGAATGCAATGACTGCGGCAAGGCATTCAGCCACAGCTCATCTCTCACCAAACATCAGCGAATCCACACTGGGGAGAAGCCCTACGAATGCAACCAGTGTGGCAGAGCCTTCAGCCAGCTTGCTCCCCTCATTCAGCATCAGAGGatccacacaggagagaaaccctatgaatgtaaccAGTGTGGCAGAGCCTTCAGCcagagctcccttctcattgaACACCAGAGGATTCACACCAAGGAAAAGCCCTATGGGTGCAATGAATGTGGGAAATCCTTCAGCCACAGCTCCTCGCTCAGCCAGCATGAAAGGACGCACACTGGGGAAAAGCCCTATGAGTGTCACGATTGCGGAAAGTCCTTTAGGCAGAGCACCCACCTCACTCAGCACCGGAGGATCCACACAGGAGAGAAGCCATATGCATGCAGGGACTGTGGAAAGGCCTTTACACACAGCTCCTCCCTTACCAAGCACCAGAGAACTCACACTGGATAA
- the ZNF135 gene encoding zinc finger protein 135 isoform X5, whose protein sequence is MLDTFRLLVSVGHWLPKPNVISLLEQEAELWAVDSGLPQGVYPDLETRPKVKLSVLKQGISEEISNNVILVERFLWDGLWYCRGEDTEGHWECSCESLESLAVPVAFTPVKTPVQEQWQRNGFGENVSLNPDLSHQPMTPERQGPHTWGTCGKREKPDLNILQKTCVKEKPYKCQECGKAFSHSSALIEHHRTHTGERPYECHECGKGFRNSSALTKHQRIHTGEKPYKCTQCGRTFNQIAPLIQHQRTHTGEKPYECSECGKSFSFRSSFSQHERTHTGEKPYECSECGKAFRQSIHLTQHLRIHTGEKPYQCGECGKAFSHSSSLTKHQRIHTGEKPYECHECGKAFTQITPLIQHQRTHTGEKPYECSECGKAFSQSTLLTEHRRIHTGEKPYGCNECGKTFSHSSSLSQHERTHTGEKPYECSQCGKAFRQSTHLTQHQRIHTGEKPYECNDCGKAFSHSSSLTKHQRIHTGEKPYECNQCGRAFSQLAPLIQHQRIHTGEKPYECNQCGRAFSQSSLLIEHQRIHTKEKPYGCNECGKSFSHSSSLSQHERTHTGEKPYECHDCGKSFRQSTHLTQHRRIHTGEKPYACRDCGKAFTHSSSLTKHQRTHTG, encoded by the exons GACATTGGTTACCAAAGCCGAATGTCATCTCCCTGCTGGAGCAAGAGGCAGAGCTGTGGGCGGTGGACTCTGGACTTCCCCAAGGCGTGTACCCAG ACTTGGAAACTAGACCCAAAGTCAAACTGTCAGTTCTAAAGCAAGGCATCTCTGAAGAAATATCCAACAATGTCATCTTGGTAGAAAGATTCCTGTGGGATGGTCTGTGGTACTGCAGGGGTGAGGACACTGAGGGCCACTGGGAATGCAGTTGTGAGAGCCTAGAGAGCCTGGCAGTGCCGGTGGCCTTTACGCCTGTGAAGACGCCTGTTCAGGAGCAGTGGCAGAGGAATGGGTTTGGGGAAAACGTAAGTCTGAACCCTGATCTCTCACATCAACCAATGACTCCTGAAAGACAAGGCCCCCACACATGGGGAACATGTGGAAAAAGGGAGAAGCCAGACCTGAATATTTTACAGAAAACCTGTGTAaaagagaaaccctacaaatgtcaGGAATGCGGAAAGGCCTTTAGTCACAGCTCAGCACTTATCGAACACCACCGGACGCACACAGGAGAGAGACCTTACGAATGTCACGAATGCGGAAAAGGCTTCCGGAACAGCTCGGCACTTACCAAACaccagagaattcatactggggaGAAACCCTATAAATGCACTCAGTGTGGGAGGACCTTCAACCAAATTGCCCCACTGATCCAGCACCAGAGAACTCACACAGGCGAGAAGCCCTATGAGTGCAGCGAATGTGGGAAATCCTTCAGTTTTAGGTCCTCCTTCAGCCAGCACGAGCGAACTCACACAGGCGAGAAGCCCTACGAGTGCAGTGAGTGCGGGAAAGCCTTCCGGCAAAGCATCCACCTCACCCAGCATCTGCGAATCCACACTGGGGAGAAACCCTATCAGTGTGGTGAGTGTGGCAAGGCCTTCAGCCACAGCTCGTCCTTGACCAAACACCAACGAATCCACACAGGGGAGAAGCCCTATGAGTGCCATGAGTGTGGAAAAGCCTTcacccagatcacaccactgattCAGCACCAGAGGACCCACACAGGAGAAAAGCCCTATGAGTGCAGTGAGTGTGGGAAAGCTTTCAGTCAGAGCACACTCCTGACCGAGCATCGGAGGATTCACACGGGAGAGAAGCCCTACGGATGCAACGAGTGTGGGAAAACCTTCAGCCACAGCTCCTCGCTCAGCCAGCATGAGCGGACACACACAGGAGAGAAGCCCTATGAGTGCAGTCAGTGTGGGAAGGCCTTCCGGCAGAGCACACACCTCACCCAACACCAGCGAATCCACACAGGGGAGAAGCCCTATGAATGCAATGACTGCGGCAAGGCATTCAGCCACAGCTCATCTCTCACCAAACATCAGCGAATCCACACTGGGGAGAAGCCCTACGAATGCAACCAGTGTGGCAGAGCCTTCAGCCAGCTTGCTCCCCTCATTCAGCATCAGAGGatccacacaggagagaaaccctatgaatgtaaccAGTGTGGCAGAGCCTTCAGCcagagctcccttctcattgaACACCAGAGGATTCACACCAAGGAAAAGCCCTATGGGTGCAATGAATGTGGGAAATCCTTCAGCCACAGCTCCTCGCTCAGCCAGCATGAAAGGACGCACACTGGGGAAAAGCCCTATGAGTGTCACGATTGCGGAAAGTCCTTTAGGCAGAGCACCCACCTCACTCAGCACCGGAGGATCCACACAGGAGAGAAGCCATATGCATGCAGGGACTGTGGAAAGGCCTTTACACACAGCTCCTCCCTTACCAAGCACCAGAGAACTCACACTGGATAA